CTCTACTGCTGTGTGTGCTACAGGTGAACTTTGTCTTGGGCACAGGGCTCCTCTGCCTCTTCACTCAGGCGTCGTTGGTGGGCCGAGACCAGGCGCTGCTCATGAAGATCTGGTCTGACCGTATGGGGTCGCTGTACCGCAAGATGAAGACCACCGGGGGGCGCTGCTCGGGCTACTTCCTGCAGCAGGCCGAGGAGGACATCCGGCGACAGGTGCAGGAGGCCCTGTGTGACGGCAAGCCACCGGAGGAGCAGGCCGAGGGCATCCTCAAGAAGCTGGAGCGCAACTACGACTGGCTGCGCTGGGCCGTGATGGTGCACCCGGCCTCGGGCGCCTGGAAGGAGGACGAGATGGCGGCTGTGGGGGCTGGGGAGGTTCCCCCCCAGGAGACACCCGAAacaggggagggggaggtggacgccaccaccaccatcgtGGCACCACCACCCAACAACTTCCTGTCGGTCCGCCCCAGTGGCACTTCGCCGCCGTGCCCGCACGTGGTGGCCTGCTATCGGGACGCGCCGGTCTCCCTGGACAAGGCCCGCATCCACCAGCTGATTGTGGACCTGGAGTGGAAGATCCCCAACCCGCCACCGGAGGTCTACGCCACCCTGGAGGAAGCGCCGGAGAAGGCGCGCCTCTATTTGGCCTCCCGCATGCTCCGCAAGCTGCGCGAGGGGCTGGGAGCCGGCGTGGCCGTCCATGTGGTGCCTGGTAAGATGGAAATGAGGTGCAACTTCCCCCAGGCCTCCTACTACCTGTATGAGTACAAGCACAGGCTGGCCacgggcactgtgtgtgtgttcggctgaggagagaagtgtgtgtgtgtgtgtgtgtgtgtgtgagagagtgtgtgagtgtgtgttagtgtgtgagatTCGCGTTAGGGTGAGTGGGGTAAGCAGACCTGCGTAGTACAGTAAGTTTAAATGTTTTACGGTTTTGGGGCACtctaacaaaataaataattaatttcTTTCTCAATGATTATTTGATGTACctcaaaaaatacaaataaaatattaaCTTACTAAAATTCTGAGTCTGTGGGGTCATTGAAAATTTAGTTGCTCTTCCTTAACTTTCCTAGATTATGGCATTGATTCAAGTCCATGagaatcaataaaaaaaatacatgtttggTATATAAAAGAAAGGAACATTTTTGTCTCTTCAGTATTTGCATCACACAAAGCTTGTATTGGTGTTTTCGGCCATCTTCTCCAAATCCTTCCTGACGTCTGGGAATCTCTGCAGCACCTCGTGAAAGCTAGTCACggacagagagaagagctgGCACACGGTCAAGGCTCGGACTGTAGATAAGCGATTGCCCTGGTTGAGGAGGCACATCTCTGTGAgggcacacacagcacagacaaagCACGTCAGTGCCTCAGTGAAACACTGACAATCACACTCAAGACACAGCAGTCACTCATTTCAGAGATAATCCTCTAACTTTCATTTGTGTCTGATACAGTCTCATCTCAGTAAACCCTCCTACCTAATAAAAGTAAGTATTTCAATGAAaatctcactgtgtgtgaaaTATGGAGGCATATCACATGACTTCCAGAAGTTTGGACAACAAACAATGAAACACAGCAAACTAAAAAAAACTGACCACTCACATGACACACAAAAATGAGAACAATAGCAACACTGAAACAAAATGAGTTTATGGGCCCAGACCACCTGACCTCCGAAGTGGTCTCCATCGCAGAGCTCCTTCTCCAGACTGTCCACCAGGACCTGGCCGTGCTCGATCAGGAACATGCGGTCACCTGGCCCGTTCTGCTGGACGATGACATCGCCCTCCTGGAAGACCTCATGCTGCAGATGAGGCAGGATCGAGGAGATGAAGCTTTTGTCGCAGTTCCGGAATATTGGCACCTTTCTGAGCAGCCCGTCACACATGATGGTCAGAATTTCCTTTCATTAAGAAATGACAGATTTGACAAATTCAGTGTGAATATAAAAGTTTAAATGAAAAAATTATAAAAAAGTGTCAATGTCTTTTTATCAAAGAGTGCAACTTACagcaaaaacacaacacacagaaattctaaccataaaaaaaaaaaaatcatcagtGAAAAGCATGGCCACACCGTACCTCTTTCAGAGACTCAGACACCCAATTTAATATGTCCTTTTCATCAAACCATTTCCCCCCATAGCGGGCCTGGTAGTAGCTGCTGATGCGAACGCGCAATTCTTTGGGGAGCTTCATAAAGGTCATGTAGTCGTCGAGATGATTCATCTGTGGGAAGATGCACCTGTGAGTAGACCAGCTGCATTCTTCAACACCTGCATCACTCAGctttggatgtttttttttccttctttttctctggATGCTTGCAAACACTTGCAAAACAACTATCTTTTCCCTCCTCCCCAGCTCAGCGGCTTATAGTACGATACCTTGCTCTTGTACGCCTTCGCTGTTATGTCAACGTTGGACATCATAGCCGCAGCGTTAGCCACCAACAATGTATACATCAACGCCCCCGACACCATACTGATAATGACAATCCACATCTCTGTCTCATCTAGGAGAGAAACGCACACCAGTGTAAATTTGAATCAAGTCTTGCAGGACAACAACGAAAGGCAAAAGGCAGCATGCTTAGTTAAAGTGGACGCCTTGCTTGTGGGGCTCTCGGAGGATCCGTAAGAGACGGCAGTCATGTGAGAAAGGGCCCGGAAGATGCCGAAGGAGTATTTCTCAGCCACCGAGGCGTTCTGAGGAAGAGGATACAAGTCAGCACTTTCTTTTTATAGAGGTCACATGATATGGTATAGAAAATAAGGTACAATGAGAATATACTGCCATGATCTGAAGGCATCACATATCCTGACAAAgcatattttgttttcttttctggtTTTAAATAACCAAGCCGAATTTGGCTTGTGCTATTTGTTACATGAGTTATAGTAAGAGTCAAGGGAAATGCAGGTCACACTATGTGCAACACTGATGAAGCATTAGTAGGTATGCATGATCTTTCTTTTGTTATTTGGAAATAAGTTCATAGAATATTGATCAATAAGCCATTTTTTGGGGCCTTGCATACTTAAGTGTTTCATTCCAGGAACTGGAAACTATAGGATAACTTTTACACTTCCACTCTACACAGTATCCGTATTCGGTTGCCATAGCTACTTATTTAGAACCTTACCATGAgattctctctcctcacccaaCAGTCCGCTGGAAAGTCCTCCAGCATGGGCACAAAGTACTGAATGCAGCCGTTCCAGTGGCACAGGAGGAATATGGTCATTAGGAGGGACAGCACTCGGAATAACAGGCGCACCACCTCAAGGTTTGCATTGGACACCTTGGAGAGATGAATAAagcacatacatgtgtgtgtgtgtatgtgtgtgtgtgtgtgtgtgtgtggtgtgtgtgtgtgtgtgtggggggggggggttgggggttggttGCTCACTGGAAGGAGACGGCAGCTCTGTCACATAGTTATGATGAAATATTGAAGCTCATATAGTTTATAAACAATGCAAAGTATATTGGTATGCTACAGTAATTTTCAATACGGTATGTTTATTACATTGTAAATACTATACCTATTACAAATTGTAAAACTGCATTTGAAGGCCCAGTGCTTGATGGAGTTTGAGATATAACTCTAGAGATGCGATGTCCAGAGCTTACTCACCTTCTCCACTTCATTGAAGAACCGGACCAGCCTGGATACCCGTAGAAGTCGTACCAGACTCAGTATCCTCACGAACATCAGGATTCGCACCATTCTGCTAGTCTTGGTAGAGTTGGGGTCTGTGCTGTAAGTCAAGTCCTGACAAAGCATACAAGCACAGCCTTGCATTTGAGTGCCTgtccacactatccacacagCTTATTCGAAGAAAATATTGAGAGGATTGACCCATTACCGCAATGAGCAATATGTAGCCAACTGGGAATGCAGCAATCAAATCAGGTATGAACCAGCTCTTTAAATAACTAATACGAATCTTCTTCAAGTCAAGAACAGCAGCCTGTAAGTGACAAATGCAGTGTAGTGGGTTATTAATCATTCATGAATAGCTTATACAAGATACACTGTTAACCACTACAACCACCACTGCAAAACAACCAACATTTATTatcattatattattattattattattattattatatttattattattattattattattattattattaacaataataataataataataatattaatatcacTATATATCACTATTATCATTTACACATGCAAAAGGGTATGTAAATAAAAGCACTGATTAATTGAGTCACAATAGTGCATTTGGTGTCTTTGGGGAGACACATCAGACAGGCCAACAAAACACAATACATTCAACGGTCATTAAAAGCTGCCAATCAAAGGTTGTGCCACGGGTGTTGACTGAGAGCCTTACACGCTTGTCAGGGTCATTTCAGCCAGGCTTGTAAACACCGCCTGGCTGAAATGAATAGCCTTACCTCACTGTCATCAGTAATGATACCCGTCCTGAAGTTCAGAGCAACGTCAATCAAGAAGAGCGTGTCTGAAAACACATTGAACCCCTCCCAGCCAGCGCCACTCCCACCGTCCAGGAAGGCAATCTCCATGGGGATCCCAACCAGGTTCAGAAAGGTAATAGCCACCATGCACATGATATAATAACTCCTGATGGTGAAGTGggtacattaaaacacaattactacAAATGCCACTACTGCAAATTTAATACTGTAACTGCTACTTCTACTAGTACTTACAACAGTGCTGAGTTTGTATTACCAAAGCAACTACTTAGTCTAACATTACAATTGCACAACATTTAATATTTCTCAGTGTTTACATTCACTGGGGGTTATATTTCTCCTTCACTCAGCTTTCATCCTCTTCACATTGTTTACGTCCATTGATAATACAATTTCTCTTCATTTAATTGTCTGTCTTACAGACACTTACAATTTCTCTTCATTTAAGTGTCTGTCTGGCAAGTTAATAACACGCTGACCCAAAGTCGAAGCAGCCACACAACCACCTccctccatccacacacagtGAAGACGACACaggacagtgagtgagtgagtgggccaCTTTACCGTATGGGGCTGAAAGGGTGGATGACGAGTATCCCGCTCTCCTTTTGCTTGGCGCAAGCCTCCTCCACGGCTAACTCACTGCCATACACATACAGTGACTGCCGGTTTTGCTGGGGCAGGAGCAGGTTCTTCCAACCGCCCGCAGTCACTATGGAGCATCTTCTGGTCGGGGTCCTGGGCACCTCCATCTTTTACTCACCTGGCagcaaacagcagcagcagcagaaaagaaacaggaacagcagcagcagcagcagcagatttAGTCACCTCACTATCCTGAGCATCTTTTTCCACTGAGCTTCCTCTGCCAACTCCCCCccacctttcttttcttctgtctctgtttttagacggggtggggggaggacgctggaggagcggagcggagcggagcggagaggaaaggaagaggatgggagagagaggcgACTTCCTTTTTTTGTGCCGAGTCTTTCTGCTCTGTTAATACTCAGGGGGGTAATTTTCCATCACACTTCCCAGGGCCCTGTCCCCTCCGAACGGATGCTGAGGGCGGCGGCAgcagggggagagaaggagaaggaggaggaggaggaggaggaggaggagaaggaggaggcagAGATGAGGAGCGGAGCaagcgagtgagtgagcgagtgtgcAAGTGCGCGACTCAGACCGAGTCGGCCGGCTGCCAGACTTTCCGTTCTGTCTCCTTCTTTCTGTCACGCTCATCAACTATTCAGCAAGCCCTCGCTTCACGCACAGATGACTCCGAAACGGCCggtagcagcagcaggaggggaGGAGACGGGAGGCTCACCTGGCCCCCGCCAGAAACGATGCTCGCTGGCCGGTTTTCAGTATCACAATTATAGTCATCTGAACCAGTCAGCTGGCTCCGGGTCGTGTGCCGCGTGCTGCGTGCACGCTCTGCTGCAGGCCGATGAGGTCTGGGGTAACGGGAATAACTGCTGCATTAATTAATAACGAGAGATTAGGGGTCAATGCTAATGAGAGGCagggaaagaaacagagagagaataagacagagagagagagagagagagagagagagagagagagagagagagagagaggttgtcaGGTGAGAAATGAGGGATATGTAGCCTATACCAGAACTGAATGAAACCATATCATATGGACACAAGCATAGGCTTATGATGAATAGAAGTATGATACACTGGGCTACTTCTGCACGGCCGCCAAAAACCAATAGAGTGAAATAAAGGGCGACTTGATAGCAATGAATAATTTATGTTTTCAAAGAATGATACCAGTCGTGTTACCAGGTTCTGTGGTCATGTGTGCTGTTGAATGTTGCTGCAGTGATGTCAAGAgggtcacacagtcacactgaaTACTCAGTTACTATCTGTTCACAATATTAAGTTTTAAAGCTCCTGTAAGTGATGTTTTTTGGCTGGCTTAGCATTTTGGCAGCTATTGCCAAAAGAGATGCTCTACTGCAGATACCATTTAAACACTGGCCAACTGCAACGGCCAAGGTTTCCCATCGTGCTCCAGGCACCCTTCCGCAATGAAATGACTCGTCTCCCCCTGCTCAAAGCATGTATGAATTCATTAAAATATTCCCATTTTACTAAATCAGAATCATGTTAAAACAATCAAGCATGCAGCAAAACGAATTTACAGCCGTGAAAGACATGTCAACCAAATGGGCATCAGGAATACTGAGAACCCCTAAACCGTGTGAACCACTCGGGGAAACCTCCAAACAGACATTCCTGCCTGCCAAGTATCGTAAGGAGGATTACTTCTGTAGAATCTAAATATGGAAAATGCTATTGGTAAATACTTTTTACAGCAATTTTAACGCAGTTTCACTGGGCCAATACTTCATGTACACTACATTAGGCTGTGAGGTTGTTCATCAGCTTAATGGTGTTTTCCAATGATGACCTAAGGCTCTGTAAATAATTACACTGAAAAAAATGAGTATCAGTCTATGACATTCAATATTCTTTAATTCTATTAGGGTCAACATTTAATAAGGCATAGATGAATTACCTTTGGATACAAAATTCGAAATAGTTCATTACATTAAGCAAACAAAATTCCAAAAAGTTAAAGAAATTCAAGTTCATCAAAAGAAGTTCAGAAAGCTCATCAAAACAACTCAAAAACTCTCAAGACTAAAACTAAGTTTCCATTTATCCGATCCCGTTCATTATTTCATCCAGTTCAATCTCCAAGTCCCAAGGCTGGGTTCTCCTAACTCCTCCTCAGCGTGGTCATTTAAACCTGAAGTGGTGGGATTCTCCACAGTCTCACAACTCTCTGTCTCCGTGCAGGGGACAGTGTAGCATTCATTCTCAGCgtctaacaaacaaacacaaacacaatcacacacattcaattcACAGGTGCTCTGTGAAactggtatatatatataaaagcaaCTTTAGGTGAAAGGAGCTttataaaaaaatgtattacaacccCAAAATataaaaagttgggacgttgtgtaaaatgcaaataaaacagaatgtgataatatacaagtctcgtaaacccatatttagcagcaaaaaggacatagccaacatatcaaatattgaaaatgaaaatttggtctatttcatggaaaatattatgttcattttgaatgtgctagagttttgagaatgaaatgttgtcccattactccccgatataggatttcagttgctcaacagtatggggtattcttagtcatgtttttcattccattatgaacctaatttgacaaatctttggactgcagacaggccattttagcacctggactcttcctctatggagaaatactatttaaatatgtgcagaattcattttggcattattttcctgaaatactCAAGGTCTTCCCTTGAAAagactaagtataagtataagtataagtatataaactcttttgatcccatgagggaaatttggtttctgcatttatcccaatccgtgaattagtgaaacacactcagcacacagtgaacacacaatgaggtgaagcacacactaattccggcgcagtgagcggcctgcatcaacagcagcgctcggggagcagtgagggttagggcaaggttaggtgccttgctcaagggcacttcagccatgcctactggtcggggttcgaaccggcaaccctccggttacaagtccgaagcgctaaccagtaggccacggctgtcccaGGCATtgtctggatggcagtatatgtttcTCAAAACCTATAgtgtcattccatgtcaattcaaccaggacccacgcacttaggtctcaaaacatTCTGAAacaattaccaggtgtacctatgttacccaggagacacactgtaaaatgtattatgtaagatcaatactttccaagatacagccagttttacggggggggggggggggggagcatacTAGACTGCTGGGGAAAATACTTACTCTCAAGGTCTGCCTGTCTCGCCAATGCTGTGCTCATGATATCCTGGTGGACATCCGGAAAGCATTCCAGCACCTTATTGAAACTGtccacagagagggagaagaggtggCAAGTGGACAAAGCAGTGACCGAGGCCACACGCTTCCCTCTGGTCAACAGGCAGATCTCTGTCAAAAGGAGCGCACCAAACCaccagagtaagagagagacaagaggaaTGCCACACAAGAAAGAGGTGTCATAACAACACCACTAAACTGTGAGACAAGGACATAGGCTTTGTCAATTTGTGACTTTTAAAG
The sequence above is a segment of the Alosa sapidissima isolate fAloSap1 chromosome 2, fAloSap1.pri, whole genome shotgun sequence genome. Coding sequences within it:
- the LOC121697104 gene encoding potassium/sodium hyperpolarization-activated cyclic nucleotide-gated channel 1-like; translation: MEVPRTPTRRCSIVTAGGWKNLLLPQQNRQSLYVYGSELAVEEACAKQKESGILVIHPFSPIRSYYIMCMVAITFLNLVGIPMEIAFLDGGSGAGWEGFNVFSDTLFLIDVALNFRTGIITDDSEAAVLDLKKIRISYLKSWFIPDLIAAFPVGYILLIADLTYSTDPNSTKTSRMVRILMFVRILSLVRLLRVSRLVRFFNEVEKVSNANLEVVRLLFRVLSLLMTIFLLCHWNGCIQYFVPMLEDFPADCWVRRENLMNASVAEKYSFGIFRALSHMTAVSYGSSESPTNETEMWIVIISMVSGALMYTLLVANAAAMMSNVDITAKAYKSKMNHLDDYMTFMKLPKELRVRISSYYQARYGGKWFDEKDILNWVSESLKEEILTIMCDGLLRKVPIFRNCDKSFISSILPHLQHEVFQEGDVIVQQNGPGDRMFLIEHGQVLVDSLEKELCDGDHFGEMCLLNQGNRLSTVRALTVCQLFSLSVTSFHEVLQRFPDVRKDLEKMAENTNTSFV